A genomic stretch from Sulfurimonas sp. includes:
- a CDS encoding DUF3617 domain-containing protein produces the protein MKKLLTYPVFILLSLAVFSVNVYSKQLDIKEGMWSWSVRMEMMGMVVPSTTYSDCITKEDLVPQEKQQANGCKVIEKKIVGNTVKWKIECKDENGKSTSTGKITYTKTTAKGEIVVNAQGMNMKSNINGKYIGSCK, from the coding sequence ATGAAAAAATTACTTACTTACCCTGTGTTCATATTGCTATCATTAGCCGTGTTTAGTGTAAATGTATATTCTAAACAATTAGATATAAAAGAAGGTATGTGGTCATGGTCTGTGAGAATGGAGATGATGGGTATGGTTGTGCCTTCTACAACGTATAGTGATTGTATAACAAAAGAGGATTTAGTACCGCAAGAGAAACAACAAGCTAACGGTTGTAAAGTTATAGAAAAGAAAATTGTAGGTAATACAGTTAAGTGGAAAATTGAGTGTAAAGATGAAAATGGAAAGTCTACATCTACAGGAAAAATAACATATACTAAGACAACTGCAAAAGGTGAGATTGTAGTCAATGCTCAAGGAATGAATATGAAATCTAATATAAATGGGAAATATATAGGTTCTTGCAAGTAA
- a CDS encoding chemotaxis protein CheW, translating into MESSLVEYKNFQISKELVPFIKYMEPVEESREKLNDLSKNWDSLSLLSQLGDAGVNMTKIKNNFTSLSSELINYLGSELLKKTVSEMNSKAQVAVDIVIRNLFERTADIGFLATDEKIRNFLENHQSKFNEQYKDDLAQIQDRFLEYVDKYSVYFDIVLMNTHGDIVANIDSSNIVDKSKDPIIFEAINTDKEYVETFKYHDFLPQHKKSLVYSYKVTKTNDVNSEAIGVLCLCFKFEDEMQGIFKNLINHTTKECITILNDDSEVIATSDDYHIRIGSKLETVFDESYKIVSFGGRDYISKSCKTNGYQGFYGLGWYGHIMVPLDHAFSDLGNDHFEISQELLLAILQHGNQFSEELKNIPVQASNIQNNLNRAIWNGNIKQSNSKNNNKQFSKALLLEIRKTGEDTKNIIGTSMANLTKTMVLGDCLFLADLILDIMDRNLYERANDCRWWALTPDFRTILENETIDLPQRKQIEDILVYINDLYTVYTNLFVYDRNGVVTAVSNKKDSYLVGQKLSDEWIKKTLEITDSSKYYVSDFEKSNLYNSKHTYIYNAPILSLNNEQKVLGGIGIVFDSEVEFEAMINESLPKENNGKIKDGLFSVLTTKDQTIIASNNHEYTTGQTFNIDKKFFDLKPGESLSEVVEFNGIYYALGAQCSKGYREYKSEKDDYKNDVYNFVFSYISNVEETVIDLDEKFSLEKDISSEINENSIDVASFMVGSQWLGVKASDVIESISINDLISTIKMDSNHHFKGTVIYNDSVVSVIDIQNFINEDITEEYEEIIILKYGNDGGYIGILVNSLSDIPEIDMNSIKPLQEYIIGNGTLVQSVVFPKDQTSKDVLSILSIEKINTQLVEPNNKDISIKRISA; encoded by the coding sequence ATGGAGTCTTCTCTAGTTGAGTACAAGAACTTTCAAATATCTAAAGAACTGGTGCCTTTTATAAAATACATGGAACCTGTTGAAGAGAGTAGAGAAAAATTAAATGATTTAAGCAAAAACTGGGACAGTTTGTCTCTTTTAAGTCAACTCGGAGATGCTGGTGTTAATATGACAAAGATTAAAAATAATTTCACATCACTGTCATCAGAGCTTATAAATTATTTAGGTTCTGAACTATTAAAGAAAACTGTATCAGAGATGAACTCAAAGGCTCAGGTAGCTGTAGATATTGTTATTAGAAACCTTTTTGAAAGAACAGCAGACATAGGTTTTTTAGCAACTGATGAGAAGATAAGAAACTTTCTTGAAAATCATCAATCTAAATTTAACGAACAATATAAAGATGATTTAGCTCAAATACAAGATCGTTTTTTAGAGTATGTTGATAAATACAGCGTATATTTTGACATTGTACTTATGAATACACATGGAGATATAGTTGCTAACATAGACTCTAGTAATATTGTAGATAAATCAAAAGACCCGATTATTTTTGAAGCTATAAACACTGATAAAGAGTATGTAGAAACATTTAAATATCATGATTTTTTACCTCAACATAAAAAAAGCTTGGTTTATTCATATAAAGTTACAAAAACAAATGATGTTAATTCAGAAGCGATCGGGGTATTGTGTTTATGTTTTAAATTTGAAGATGAAATGCAGGGAATCTTTAAAAACCTTATAAACCATACAACTAAAGAGTGTATAACTATTTTAAATGATGACTCAGAGGTTATAGCAACAAGTGATGATTATCATATCAGAATCGGTTCAAAGCTTGAAACTGTATTTGATGAAAGTTATAAAATAGTTTCATTTGGTGGAAGAGACTATATATCTAAAAGCTGTAAAACTAATGGTTATCAAGGTTTTTACGGTCTTGGCTGGTATGGTCATATAATGGTTCCATTAGATCATGCTTTCTCAGATCTTGGAAACGATCACTTTGAAATCTCACAAGAATTACTTCTTGCCATTTTACAACACGGAAATCAGTTTTCAGAAGAGTTAAAAAATATTCCTGTGCAGGCTAGTAATATTCAAAACAACCTCAACAGAGCTATTTGGAATGGAAATATAAAACAAAGCAATTCAAAAAACAATAATAAGCAGTTTTCAAAAGCACTGTTATTAGAGATCCGCAAAACCGGAGAAGATACAAAAAATATTATCGGAACTTCTATGGCTAACCTTACAAAGACTATGGTTCTAGGTGACTGCCTATTTTTAGCTGATCTTATTCTTGATATTATGGACAGAAACCTATATGAAAGGGCTAATGACTGTAGATGGTGGGCATTGACTCCAGACTTTAGAACTATCCTTGAGAATGAAACTATAGATCTTCCACAAAGAAAACAGATTGAAGATATATTAGTATATATTAATGATCTGTATACAGTTTATACAAACCTATTTGTATATGACAGAAATGGAGTAGTAACAGCTGTTTCAAATAAAAAAGATTCTTATTTAGTAGGCCAAAAACTTTCAGATGAATGGATAAAGAAAACGTTAGAAATAACAGATTCATCCAAATATTATGTATCTGATTTTGAAAAATCAAATTTATACAACTCTAAACATACATACATTTACAATGCTCCTATTCTTTCTTTAAATAATGAGCAAAAGGTATTAGGAGGTATCGGTATTGTATTTGATTCAGAAGTAGAGTTTGAAGCTATGATCAATGAATCTCTTCCTAAAGAGAATAATGGAAAAATTAAAGATGGACTTTTCTCTGTACTGACAACAAAAGATCAAACTATTATTGCTTCAAATAATCATGAATACACTACAGGTCAAACTTTTAATATTGATAAAAAGTTCTTTGATCTAAAACCAGGTGAATCATTAAGTGAGGTTGTAGAATTTAATGGTATTTATTACGCACTTGGAGCTCAGTGTTCTAAAGGATATCGTGAATATAAGAGCGAAAAAGATGATTATAAAAATGATGTGTATAACTTTGTTTTTTCATATATCAGTAATGTTGAAGAAACGGTAATTGACTTAGATGAAAAATTTTCTTTAGAAAAAGATATATCATCTGAAATAAATGAAAATAGCATTGATGTAGCTTCTTTTATGGTTGGTTCACAATGGTTGGGTGTAAAAGCATCTGATGTGATCGAATCAATCAGTATAAACGATTTAATCTCTACTATAAAGATGGACAGCAATCATCATTTTAAAGGTACTGTAATATATAACGACAGCGTTGTATCAGTTATAGATATACAAAATTTTATAAATGAAGACATTACAGAGGAATATGAAGAGATTATAATATTAAAATATGGTAATGACGGTGGGTATATAGGTATATTGGTTAATTCATTAAGTGATATACCTGAAATTGATATGAACAGCATTAAACCATTGCAAGAATATATAATAGGTAATGGTACTCTAGTTCAAAGTGTAGTATTTCCTAAAGATCAAACAAGTAAAGATGTACTAAGTATTTTAAGTATAGAAAAGATAAATACTCAACTAGTTGAACCAAATAATAAAGATATATCTATTAAAAGAATATCTGCATAA
- a CDS encoding transglutaminase-like cysteine peptidase, with product MKLLLIIFIAVNVYASSYPYFSSKEIDIIKNTSGNKAKNRVEDYIKTINYYKYLSKKEQLAKVNSYLNQLLSKTDSNNNKTTDYWETPKEFLKIGYGDCEDYAIIKYYTLLKLGFKKSRLYMTIVYDKFSKSYHMVLSYFETRGKPPLILDNLSFRILTLDKRDDLIVHKLINEDGTYTLDKNYCLLRVDETHPKLKSLLKKVKKDN from the coding sequence ATGAAACTACTTCTTATAATTTTTATTGCAGTTAATGTTTATGCTTCATCTTACCCATATTTTTCTTCTAAAGAAATCGACATAATAAAAAATACTTCAGGTAATAAGGCAAAAAATAGAGTTGAAGACTACATTAAAACTATAAACTATTACAAATACCTTTCTAAAAAAGAGCAGTTAGCAAAAGTAAACTCATACCTCAACCAACTACTTTCAAAAACTGATAGTAATAATAACAAAACTACGGACTACTGGGAGACACCGAAAGAGTTTTTAAAGATAGGTTATGGAGATTGTGAAGATTATGCGATCATAAAATACTATACACTTTTAAAATTAGGTTTTAAAAAAAGCAGACTATATATGACTATCGTATACGATAAATTTTCAAAGAGTTATCATATGGTTTTAAGTTATTTTGAAACAAGGGGGAAACCACCTCTTATACTTGATAATCTGAGTTTTCGTATACTAACTCTAGATAAAAGAGATGATTTAATAGTTCATAAACTTATAAATGAGGACGGTACATATACACTAGATAAAAATTACTGTCTTCTTAGAGTAGATGAAACACACCCGAAGCTAAAATCACTTCTAAAAAAAGTAAAAAAAGATAATTAG
- the pyrF gene encoding orotidine-5'-phosphate decarboxylase: protein MELCVALDLPTKEENLDLIHKIKDHNIWLKVGLRTYIRDGEDFLKAIKQINPDFKIFLDLKLYDIPNTMADAAESIMGLGVDMFNVHASAGKRAMKTVMERLEKYEKRPIVLAVTALTSFAEDEFSAVYEASIASKADQFAKDAQDSGLDGVVCSAFESESIKNITSDDFMTLTPGIRPFGEDAGDQKRVADVAYAKSAKVDFIVVGRPIYKSEYPSEVVAKILEQI, encoded by the coding sequence ATGGAATTATGTGTAGCACTTGACTTACCTACAAAAGAAGAAAATTTAGATCTTATACACAAGATCAAAGATCATAATATCTGGCTAAAAGTCGGACTTCGTACTTATATTCGTGATGGTGAAGACTTTTTAAAAGCTATCAAACAAATAAATCCAGATTTTAAAATATTCCTTGATTTAAAACTTTATGACATTCCAAATACTATGGCTGATGCAGCAGAATCTATTATGGGACTTGGCGTAGATATGTTTAATGTTCATGCTAGTGCTGGTAAACGTGCTATGAAGACTGTAATGGAGCGTTTAGAAAAGTATGAAAAAAGACCAATTGTATTGGCTGTAACTGCACTTACATCATTTGCTGAAGATGAGTTTAGTGCTGTTTATGAAGCTTCTATTGCAAGTAAGGCTGATCAGTTTGCAAAAGATGCACAAGATAGTGGACTTGACGGTGTTGTATGTTCAGCATTTGAGAGTGAGTCTATTAAGAATATAACTTCAGATGATTTTATGACATTAACTCCTGGAATTAGACCTTTTGGTGAAGATGCAGGTGATCAAAAACGTGTAGCTGACGTGGCATATGCAAAAAGTGCAAAAGTTGATTTTATAGTGGTTGGTCGTCCAATATACAAGTCTGAATATCCTTCAGAAGTGGTAGCAAAAATTTTAGAACAGATCTAA
- the acs gene encoding acetate--CoA ligase, which produces MSDKKPVFKPNKEFSKNARIKNMCEYQELQDWAMEDYEGYWGHFAKEKIDWFEPFTNVLDDSNMPFAKWFEGGKLNVAHQCIDRHLDSRKNKAAIIFEGDRGDKQIITYLELFYEVNKFANLLKEDFGVKKGDRVVIYMPMIPEAAYAMLACARIGAIHSIVFGGFSAEALKDRIEDAEAKVVITADGAFRKEKPYMLKPVVDAAIDANSPVEKVLVVERNNEDVEWVAGRDYSYNELIKNKSAKCEAEVMDAEDPLFLLYTSGSTGKPKGVQHNSAGYILWAQMTMEWVFDVKENDTYWCTADVGWITGHTYIVYGPLAMGATTVMFEGVITFPDAGRPWKMVEEYKINQFYTAPTAIRVLHKTGEDEPAKYDISSLKVLGTVGEPIDPPAWKWYYEEVGASKCAIVDTYWQTETGGHIVSPLPGATPIKPACATLPLPGIMGEILDPETGKKVGPGESGYMCIVKPWPSMIRGVWGDDERFNKSYFGDVKKDGVPVYFTGDGANYDEDGYITITGRTDDVINVSGHRMGTAEVEAAIKKHANVAEVAVVGKPHPLKGEGIFAYVVLKSDDGVADEVEEVKAINSIIKKEIGNIALCDDMIFAPGLPKTRSGKIMRRILRSIAKGEAITQDISTLEDPSVVAKIEAMVKG; this is translated from the coding sequence ATGTCAGATAAAAAGCCAGTTTTTAAACCAAATAAAGAGTTTTCAAAAAATGCACGTATAAAAAATATGTGTGAGTACCAAGAGTTACAAGATTGGGCTATGGAAGATTACGAAGGTTACTGGGGACATTTCGCAAAAGAGAAGATCGATTGGTTTGAACCTTTTACAAATGTATTAGATGATTCAAACATGCCGTTTGCAAAATGGTTTGAAGGTGGAAAACTAAATGTTGCTCATCAATGTATAGACAGACATTTAGATTCTCGTAAAAATAAAGCAGCTATTATTTTTGAAGGTGACCGTGGTGATAAGCAAATTATTACATATCTTGAGCTTTTTTATGAAGTGAACAAATTTGCTAACCTTTTAAAAGAAGATTTCGGTGTAAAAAAAGGTGACCGCGTTGTTATCTATATGCCAATGATTCCTGAAGCTGCTTATGCAATGCTTGCTTGTGCTAGAATCGGTGCTATCCACTCTATCGTTTTTGGTGGATTCTCTGCTGAAGCTCTAAAAGATAGAATCGAAGATGCTGAAGCTAAAGTTGTTATTACTGCTGATGGTGCTTTCAGAAAAGAAAAACCATATATGCTAAAACCTGTTGTTGATGCTGCTATTGATGCAAATTCTCCAGTTGAGAAAGTTCTTGTAGTTGAGCGTAACAACGAAGATGTTGAGTGGGTTGCTGGTCGTGACTATTCTTACAATGAACTAATCAAAAACAAATCTGCTAAATGTGAAGCTGAAGTTATGGATGCAGAAGATCCATTATTCTTACTTTACACATCTGGTTCTACTGGTAAACCAAAAGGTGTACAACACAACTCTGCTGGATATATCCTTTGGGCTCAAATGACTATGGAATGGGTATTTGATGTAAAAGAAAACGATACTTACTGGTGTACGGCTGACGTTGGTTGGATTACTGGTCACACATACATTGTTTATGGTCCACTCGCTATGGGTGCTACTACAGTTATGTTTGAGGGTGTTATTACATTCCCAGATGCTGGTCGTCCATGGAAAATGGTTGAAGAGTACAAAATTAACCAATTCTATACAGCTCCGACAGCTATTCGTGTACTACACAAAACTGGTGAAGATGAGCCTGCTAAATACGATATCTCTTCTCTTAAAGTTCTTGGAACAGTTGGTGAGCCAATCGATCCACCGGCATGGAAATGGTACTATGAAGAAGTTGGAGCTTCTAAATGTGCTATCGTTGATACTTACTGGCAAACTGAGACTGGTGGTCACATCGTTTCTCCACTTCCTGGTGCAACTCCAATTAAACCAGCTTGTGCTACTTTACCACTGCCAGGTATAATGGGTGAGATTTTAGATCCTGAAACTGGTAAAAAAGTAGGTCCGGGTGAGAGCGGTTATATGTGTATCGTTAAACCATGGCCATCAATGATCCGTGGTGTATGGGGTGATGATGAAAGATTTAATAAATCATATTTCGGAGATGTAAAAAAAGACGGTGTACCTGTATACTTCACAGGTGATGGTGCAAACTACGATGAAGATGGTTATATAACAATCACTGGTCGTACTGATGACGTTATTAATGTAAGTGGACACCGTATGGGTACTGCTGAAGTTGAAGCTGCTATCAAAAAACACGCAAATGTAGCAGAAGTTGCTGTTGTTGGTAAACCACACCCACTTAAAGGTGAAGGTATATTTGCATATGTTGTATTAAAATCTGATGATGGTGTAGCTGATGAAGTTGAAGAGGTTAAAGCTATTAACTCTATCATCAAAAAAGAGATCGGTAACATTGCTTTATGTGACGACATGATCTTTGCACCGGGTCTTCCAAAAACTAGGAGCGGTAAAATAATGCGTCGTATCTTACGTTCAATCGCTAAAGGTGAGGCTATCACTCAAGATATCTCAACTCTTGAAGATCCAAGTGTAGTTGCTAAAATTGAAGCTATGGTAAAAGGTTAA